TACCTGCGTGCGCACAGTGACGATACGCTGCTCCGGGCTAACCGTATCGGCAACAAAGATAATCTGACCCGTGATCTTTGTATTATTTAGTGCGGGTATCTGAATTTCGACTTGCTGTCCTTCAGACACTTTACTGACATCCTGTTCCGGTACGCCACCGATTACCCAGACAGTAGCTAAGTCTGCGATCAGGAATAGTTGATCGGCAGGTTTGACTACTTGACCAACAGCGACATTACGCTCAATAACTGTACCATCTCTGGATGCAGTGATGCTAACAGAGGGTAGAATCTGTCCGCGTTTTGCGAGCTCATTGACTCCTTTTTTTCCAACACCCAGCATCCGTAGATGATCTGTTGCTGCGCTTAGCTCAGCGCGAAACACTTGCAGTTCTGATTCGCGTCGCTGCAGTTCAGCGCGCCCAATCACATCGGCCGCGAGCAGCTGATGTGCACGTTCGGCTGCTCGCTGCGCTAAGGTAGCTTGTGAATAGGCACGTAAATAGGCGAGTTGCGCCTGAGTTAATTCCGGGCTGGAAATATGTGCCAATGTTGTTCCGACCTTAACATCGTCACCCACCATGGCAGGCACATCAACGATGCGTCCTGTAACGCTAGCACCAATACGAGCCAGTTCATGCTGATTAACTTCGATATGGCTGGGAACCTTTAAGGTATCTACAATTTTGACTAATTTAGGCTTCCCTATTTTGATGCGTTGAGCCATATTTGGGCTAAGGGTTACACTATATTCATTTTCAGTCGATTCCGACTGAATTATTTCATCCTCAGAGGAATCCACAGGTTTTTCACTATCACATCCAGTGAGAAATAGAGCGGTGAGTAAGGCCGCACCCTTGATTAGGGCAGTAGTTTTCATTCGTGAGCTTGCTCCTTGGGATAATGGGCGCGTAATCGATCAATTTCTGTGGCAGCGGATTGCAATTCAAAACGTGCCTGCAATAGTTCCGCGAGTACGCCGCGTAATACACGTTGAGTGTCGAGCACTTCAATAAAACCGCGCTCACCAAGACGATAAGCAGTTTGGGCAATTCTCAGCGCCAATTCAGCCTCTGTGACGATACCTCCCTCAAACATTTCGACTCTGCGCTGGGCGATCTGTTTAGCCTGCCAGGCGGATTCGAGTTGCTGTCCAATCTCAAAGCGACGGTATTCCAGTGTTTCGCGTATTCTTGCGGAATCAAAGATAGCGCCATCAATCTCGCCTTGGCGACGGTAAAAAAGCGGAATCTTTACATTAATACCGGCTGTATTGGAGGCGAACTGGGCATCTTGAAAATTTCTGTATAAAATACTCACAGAAGGCAGTACGGTGGCTCGTTCTTCGTCAATACGTAACTGTGCGCGATCCTGCTCGGCCTCTAAACGGACAATATCTGGATTAACAGCTGGAACTTCCTGACGTAATACCGCTAATGGCGGAAATGCGACGGGGTCATTTAGTGAGGCATTAATTTTGAAGTTAGGCTGCAACGTACCGGCGGTGAGTCGTACGAGTGCAATCCGCGCCCGTTCCGCATTCAGGAGTGCGGCCTCTTTACGGCTGGCCGCACTGAGTACCTCTGTGTCGGCTCGAATTAACTCAAAACGCGCCGCTTCTCCTATATCAACACTGACTTTAATGCGACGAGATATTTCCTGCATCAGATCGTGGATGCTGGTTTCCATGAGCGCAAGTTCTTGCCGCAATAAGAGTTCATAGGCACTGACCCGTAACTGTGCCGCCAGATCTGCGCGTACTTGATGAAGACTGGCCTGACTTGCTCCGACACCTGCCTGGGCGGAATCAATGCGCGCTGCTCGCAGGAAAGGATTCTCAATGGGTTGACTGACCGTTATTTCGCGCTGATTTGAAGCCGGTCCCGTTTCTGATATAGGTAACCGTGGTCGGTCAGGACCCGCCATTACGGTTACTTCCGGATTGGGGAAAGCGGCAGCGCCGACAACATTCGCTTTAGCAATGTCAACCTGAGATTGCGCGGCACGTACGAGTCCATTGGCCTGCAATCCCAGTCGTTGTAAGTCTTCAATGGTAAGTGCTAGAGTGGGTTCTTCTTGGGCTGACGCAAGTGTGGCTGGAAGCGCGAGGATCAGACTGCTGAGTAATAAAAAAAGATAAAATGAGGACGTCTGCATACGGCCTTTCTAAATGTATTGGAATTATATGATATATGATTATCAGATTTCATCAATCTTAAATTAAACAGAATTAGCCTTCATTTCTTTCGGTAAAAGCAGTATTCTGAGTTTAATTTAAATTAAGAACGGGTAATTCTGGACTACTTTTGTGGACTTAAAATTGAATCCGGCCAGTTATAAGACCTGATTTTTCTGTGCGGAAAGGAACTTAAATATAAAAAATGGCATTGATTTAATCTCTTGAACTGATATAAAGAAGATCGAAGATTGTTCGGAGGTAACGGCAAGCTTGCTATCCAAGTTTGCCAAAATAGCACGGTATGTTCAATACGATATGAAGATACATATTAATTTTTGATATTTATGGGACACAATGATTTGGAAGCTAAACGTTACCGTTGCTGCGGTTATTGAACAAAATGGAAGATATTTGCTGGTGGAGGAAACAATACAAGGCGTTTCTAAAATAATGCTGAACCAGCCTGCAGGACATCTGGATCCTGGTGAATCTATTATCGAGGGTACCGTTCGAGAAACCTTGGAAGAGACTGCCTATACCTTTGTTCCGCAATATCTATTGGGTATTTATCAATGGCATTCCTCCTGTAATGATACAACTTATCTCCGTTTTGCGTTAGGTGGGGATGCGACGAACCATGACTCTGAGCGTATACTGGATTCAGGAATCATACGTACAACCTGGCTTAGCGTGGCCGAGATGAATGAGTCGATTGATCGTCACCGTAGTCCACTGGTCATGCAATGTGTTCGAGATCATCTCGCGGGAAAACACTATCCGTTAGAAATGCTTACGTATTACAATTGATGCAATGAAAAAACAACGTGTAATAGTGGGCCTGTCGGGTGGTGTTGATTCATCTGTAGCGGCCTGGTTGCTGAAACAACAAGGTTATGATGTGATTGGCCTGTTTATGAAAAACTGGGAGGAGGAGGATACAGACACGTATTGTTCTTCGCGCCAGGATTTTATTGATGCAGCGTCGGTAGCTGATATCATCGGAATTCCGCTGGAAGTGGCAAATTTCTCTACAGAATATAAGGAACGCGTATTTTCCCTTTTTCTTGCTGAATATCAGGCGGGACGGACACCGAATCCGGATGTGTTGTGTAATGCCGAAATCAAGTTCAAGGCATTTCTGGATCATGCAATTAATCTGGGTGCGGATTATATTGCAACCGGTCATTATGCGCAGGTACGGAAAATAAATGACTCATATCAATTGCTAAAGGGAGAAGATGGTACGAAAGATCAAAGCTATTTTCTCTACCGGTTGAATCAGTCTCAGTTAGCCAGAACGTTGTTTCCCGTGGGAAATCTCTATAAACGAAATGTGCGTAGAATTGCACAAGAACAGAAGTTACCTAATTTTTCTAAAAAAGATAGCACGGGGATTTGCTTTATCGGGGAAAGGCCATTCAGAGAGTTTCTTAAACGTTATTTACCCCACGAGCCAGGGGAAATAAGGACATTCGAGGGAAAGACAGTTGGTGAACATATAGGTTTGATGTATTACACTATTGGACAGCGGCAGGGGTTAGGAATTGGTGGTGTCCAAAATAGCAGTGATAAGCCCTGGTTTGTTGCAGGGAAAAATATGACGGATAATATTCTGATTGTTGTACAGGGGCATGATCATGCTGAGTTGCTGCGTTCTACGTTGACTGCTGCCGATTTGACGTGGATTAACGGTAAAGCGCCGCACTGCGATTGGGTGTACACAGCTAAAACGCGTTATCGTCAATCTGATGCACCTTGCGCGATTGTTCGTGTCAATCAAGCTGCTTGTCAAATTGAGTTTGCTCAATCGCAGTGGGCTGTAACGCCCGGTCAGTCGGTAGTGGTGTATGAGAGCAAGGTATGTCTGGGTGGTGGGATCATCGTATAGTAAAAAGTAATGCGCCCATTATGTGGTTTTTACCTGGCATCTTTTGCGAATCCGGATTGATCCACGAATAGAAATATATATTTTAAATCAATAGGTTGTGTTTATTTTTTTATTTGATGGGTTAGATAGCCGCTCTGTTATCTGGATACGAAATAAGGCGACCGATGGTTATTGATCGACACGATCTTCAAGCTATGAGATCAGTTATTGTTAGGGAGTATTTATCATGGGATCATGGAAAAATAAACAGGGATAATTATCCTTTAGGTGCCGTGTCGATAAATGAGGTCCGTTGCGTGAGTCTTCCTGCAAGACCGGTAAGGTTAGCGTAAGTGGCACGCCACTGAATTTCTGGAAAGCGTAGTGTCAGATAATCCATTGCGCAGCCCAGTGCAATGTCAGCCAATGTAAAAGTATGACCATGACACCATTCCCTGTCCCCTAGCTCAACTGCCGCGGCTTTTATACCCATTTCAATTTTCTGTTGTTGACGAGCTATCCATTCGTGGCTCTGTTGAGAGGTAGGTCGCTTGCGTTCTAGAAAAATAGTAGCGGCAGCATCACATATTCCATCTGCTAATGCTTCCCAGCGTTTCACCATGGTACGATCGTAGCTGGACCGGGGAATCAGATGTATCGCTGACTGAGGGCTCTCGATACTGTCAAGATACTCAGCAATGACGCGCGAATCATATAGAATATCTTCATTATCCATAATCAATACAGGTATTTTGCCTAACGGATTATGACTGGATACCCGAGTACTGCTGTCCCATGGGTTATCGACACTAAATTCATAATGAATTTGCTTTTCCGCAAGGATAATCCGTACTTTGCGCACATATGGACTGGTAAGGGATCCGATAATTTTCATAATATACCGTAATATAAATTATAGATTATACTGTTTTAGTAGCCCGTCTGGGATGCCGCCCATGAATTCAAGTACATATATGCTAGAATGCGCAACTTTTCAAGCATTGGAAACAGCATGAATTTTTCTCCGATTACTGCACTTTCTCCCTTGGATGGTCGTTATCAAAGCAAGGTGGCTTCGTTGCGTCCGTATTTTAGTGAATATGCATTGATTCACCATCGTGTCAAAGTAGAGATTGAATGGCTAAAAGCATTGAGTCGCGAGGTGGGCATTCAAGAGGTCCCTTCTTTTTCTGCCAATGCTACCAGGCAACTGGATGATCTGGTAGCGAATTTTTCCTTGGCAGATGGGGAAGCAATTAAAGCCATTGAAGCGCGTACTAATCATGATGTGAAAGCAATTGAGTACTGGTTGAAGGAAGCACTGGCAGAAAACGACGAGATTGTCAGAGTTACGGAATTTATCCATTTTGCTTGCACATCGGAAGATATCAATAACCTTTCATATGGATTGATGCTGAAATACAGTCGTGACCAGATCATGTTGCCCGCACTGGAAAAAATTATAACCGGTCTCGGTGAATTGGCACATCAGCTGGCTGATATGCCCATGCTTGCCAGAACCCATGGTCAGCCAGCCACACCCACTACAGTGGGTAAGGAAATGGCTAATGTGGTATTTCGCCTGCAGCGCGGATACAAGAAGC
This genomic window from Nitrosomonas cryotolerans ATCC 49181 contains:
- a CDS encoding efflux RND transporter periplasmic adaptor subunit; translated protein: MKTTALIKGAALLTALFLTGCDSEKPVDSSEDEIIQSESTENEYSVTLSPNMAQRIKIGKPKLVKIVDTLKVPSHIEVNQHELARIGASVTGRIVDVPAMVGDDVKVGTTLAHISSPELTQAQLAYLRAYSQATLAQRAAERAHQLLAADVIGRAELQRRESELQVFRAELSAATDHLRMLGVGKKGVNELAKRGQILPSVSITASRDGTVIERNVAVGQVVKPADQLFLIADLATVWVIGGVPEQDVSKVSEGQQVEIQIPALNNTKITGQIIFVADTVSPEQRIVTVRTQVSNSERKLKPAMLAIMHITDAPKIHLVVPTGAVVRENNRDHVFVAQDNNQFILTPVQLGDTINGVRPILKGLDKDQSIIIDGAFHINNQRKRAGLD
- a CDS encoding TolC family protein, which encodes MQTSSFYLFLLLSSLILALPATLASAQEEPTLALTIEDLQRLGLQANGLVRAAQSQVDIAKANVVGAAAFPNPEVTVMAGPDRPRLPISETGPASNQREITVSQPIENPFLRAARIDSAQAGVGASQASLHQVRADLAAQLRVSAYELLLRQELALMETSIHDLMQEISRRIKVSVDIGEAARFELIRADTEVLSAASRKEAALLNAERARIALVRLTAGTLQPNFKINASLNDPVAFPPLAVLRQEVPAVNPDIVRLEAEQDRAQLRIDEERATVLPSVSILYRNFQDAQFASNTAGINVKIPLFYRRQGEIDGAIFDSARIRETLEYRRFEIGQQLESAWQAKQIAQRRVEMFEGGIVTEAELALRIAQTAYRLGERGFIEVLDTQRVLRGVLAELLQARFELQSAATEIDRLRAHYPKEQAHE
- a CDS encoding NUDIX hydrolase; translation: MIWKLNVTVAAVIEQNGRYLLVEETIQGVSKIMLNQPAGHLDPGESIIEGTVRETLEETAYTFVPQYLLGIYQWHSSCNDTTYLRFALGGDATNHDSERILDSGIIRTTWLSVAEMNESIDRHRSPLVMQCVRDHLAGKHYPLEMLTYYN
- the mnmA gene encoding tRNA 2-thiouridine(34) synthase MnmA gives rise to the protein MKKQRVIVGLSGGVDSSVAAWLLKQQGYDVIGLFMKNWEEEDTDTYCSSRQDFIDAASVADIIGIPLEVANFSTEYKERVFSLFLAEYQAGRTPNPDVLCNAEIKFKAFLDHAINLGADYIATGHYAQVRKINDSYQLLKGEDGTKDQSYFLYRLNQSQLARTLFPVGNLYKRNVRRIAQEQKLPNFSKKDSTGICFIGERPFREFLKRYLPHEPGEIRTFEGKTVGEHIGLMYYTIGQRQGLGIGGVQNSSDKPWFVAGKNMTDNILIVVQGHDHAELLRSTLTAADLTWINGKAPHCDWVYTAKTRYRQSDAPCAIVRVNQAACQIEFAQSQWAVTPGQSVVVYESKVCLGGGIIV
- a CDS encoding glutathione S-transferase produces the protein MKIIGSLTSPYVRKVRIILAEKQIHYEFSVDNPWDSSTRVSSHNPLGKIPVLIMDNEDILYDSRVIAEYLDSIESPQSAIHLIPRSSYDRTMVKRWEALADGICDAAATIFLERKRPTSQQSHEWIARQQQKIEMGIKAAAVELGDREWCHGHTFTLADIALGCAMDYLTLRFPEIQWRATYANLTGLAGRLTQRTSFIDTAPKG